Proteins encoded within one genomic window of Patescibacteria group bacterium:
- a CDS encoding DNA alkylation repair protein, which yields MSDLEKIKKELKKFSCPVHAIKLAKYFKTGKDEYGEGDIFIGVRMGDIRKIACKFKNLSYSELKQLTNNKIHDYRWLGFVILVNRFSKIKFEIEREKIFNFYLKNLKYVNNWDLVDISAPKIVGEFLLDKNKNILYKLTKSGNLWERRIAVIATFAFIKNNDFKDTLKISKILLNDEHDLVHKAVGWMLREVGKRNQKVEEEFLNKYYKKMPRVMLRYSIEKFSNQKRKFYLKK from the coding sequence ATGTCTGATTTAGAAAAAATTAAAAAAGAATTAAAAAAATTTTCTTGCCCCGTTCACGCTATAAAACTTGCCAAATATTTTAAAACAGGCAAAGATGAATATGGCGAGGGGGATATTTTTATTGGAGTTAGAATGGGAGATATTAGAAAAATAGCTTGCAAATTTAAAAATTTAAGTTATTCTGAATTAAAACAATTAACAAACAATAAAATTCACGATTATAGATGGCTTGGATTTGTTATCCTTGTTAATAGATTTAGTAAGATAAAATTCGAGATTGAAAGAGAAAAAATATTTAATTTTTATCTGAAAAATTTAAAATATGTTAATAATTGGGATCTGGTTGATATTTCCGCTCCAAAAATTGTCGGAGAATTTTTATTAGATAAAAATAAAAATATTTTATACAAACTCACGAAATCTGGAAATTTATGGGAAAGAAGAATTGCGGTTATAGCGACTTTTGCTTTTATAAAAAATAATGACTTCAAAGATACTTTAAAAATTTCTAAAATTTTATTAAATGATGAACATGATTTAGTTCATAAAGCTGTTGGTTGGATGTTAAGGGAAGTTGGAAAACGAAATCAAAAAGTTGAAGAAGAATTTTTAAACAAGTATTATAAAAAAATGCCGAGGGTGATGTTAAGATATTCTATTGAAAAATTCAGCAATCAAAAAAGAAAATTCTATTTAAAAAAATAA
- the lepA gene encoding translation elongation factor 4: protein MTNIRNFCIIAHIDHGKSTLADRFLELTGTVEKRKMKEQLLDQMDLERERGITIKLQPVRMEYNLENPPTPFIKGGNNFILNLIDTPGHVDFSYEVSRSLAAVESAILLVDATQGIQAQTLANLYLAIEQNLEIIPVLNKIDLPAANVKKVKKEITNLIGCDEKEILLVSAKTGEGVKEVLEKVIEKTPSPKKEKNGLQALIFDSVYDEYKGVIAYVRIVDGNIKAGDKIITSKTMTDGEVLEVGYFKPHLVKANKLSAGEIGYIIAGFKSVSDCRVGDTIIANSNIPALPGYKEVKPMVFSGIFCKEGSDYARLREAMDRLKLNDAALFYEPEHSPALGYGFRCGFLGMLHLDIVQERLKREYNLDLIITVPSVKYRVKKKDGVVVEIRNPQELPRQESIEYVEEPIMNLDIVTPKDYIGAIMGLVQERHGIYKNTEYLDETRAVLHYEVPLTSLLVDFYDKLKSMSSGYASLNYEFLEFRKTEVVKLDILIAEDMEESLSSIVYKDEAFKVGKQIVNSLKNSIPKQMFVIKIQAVIGGKIIAAERLSAMRKDVTANLYGGDVTRKRKLLEKQKKGKKKMMAMGKGKVDIPTEAFISVLKR, encoded by the coding sequence ATGACCAACATCAGAAATTTTTGCATTATCGCGCATATTGATCACGGTAAGTCCACATTGGCTGACCGTTTTTTGGAATTGACGGGAACAGTTGAAAAACGAAAAATGAAAGAACAGCTTTTAGACCAGATGGATTTGGAAAGAGAAAGGGGAATTACTATTAAACTTCAGCCAGTTAGAATGGAATATAATCTTGAAAATCCCCCAACCCCCTTTATCAAAGGGGGAAATAATTTTATTCTGAACTTGATTGATACGCCTGGGCATGTTGATTTTAGTTATGAAGTTTCGCGGTCTTTGGCGGCCGTGGAAAGCGCGATTTTATTGGTTGACGCGACACAAGGAATACAGGCGCAAACTTTGGCAAATCTTTATCTGGCGATTGAACAAAATCTGGAAATAATTCCTGTATTAAACAAAATTGATCTTCCAGCCGCCAATGTTAAAAAAGTTAAAAAAGAAATTACAAATTTAATCGGATGCGATGAAAAAGAAATTTTATTAGTGTCAGCCAAAACAGGCGAAGGAGTAAAAGAAGTTTTAGAAAAAGTGATTGAAAAAACGCCGTCACCTAAAAAAGAAAAAAACGGTTTGCAAGCTTTGATTTTTGATTCTGTTTATGACGAGTATAAAGGTGTAATAGCTTATGTCAGAATTGTTGACGGGAATATAAAAGCTGGCGATAAAATAATTACTTCAAAAACTATGACAGATGGCGAAGTTTTGGAAGTTGGATATTTCAAACCGCATTTAGTAAAAGCAAATAAATTATCAGCTGGAGAAATAGGATATATTATAGCCGGATTTAAAAGCGTTTCTGATTGTAGGGTCGGTGACACAATAATTGCTAATTCAAACATTCCCGCTCTGCCTGGATATAAAGAAGTTAAACCAATGGTTTTTTCAGGCATTTTTTGCAAAGAAGGAAGCGACTACGCGAGATTAAGAGAAGCAATGGACAGGCTGAAATTAAATGACGCCGCGCTTTTTTATGAGCCAGAACATTCGCCGGCGCTCGGCTATGGATTTCGTTGCGGATTTTTGGGAATGTTACATCTGGATATTGTGCAAGAACGTTTAAAAAGAGAATATAATTTAGATTTAATTATAACAGTGCCATCAGTAAAATACAGGGTAAAAAAGAAAGATGGGGTTGTTGTTGAAATCCGCAATCCGCAGGAATTGCCAAGACAGGAAAGCATTGAATATGTTGAAGAGCCGATTATGAATTTAGATATTGTCACGCCAAAAGATTATATAGGGGCGATTATGGGCTTGGTTCAGGAACGGCATGGAATTTATAAAAATACGGAATATTTGGATGAAACGCGAGCCGTGCTTCATTACGAGGTTCCTTTGACTTCTTTATTGGTTGATTTTTATGACAAACTAAAAAGTATGTCGTCAGGATATGCTTCGTTAAATTATGAATTTTTAGAATTTAGAAAAACAGAAGTCGTGAAATTGGATATTTTAATCGCGGAAGATATGGAAGAGTCGCTATCATCAATTGTTTATAAAGACGAAGCGTTCAAAGTTGGGAAACAGATTGTTAATTCTTTAAAAAATTCAATTCCAAAACAAATGTTTGTGATAAAAATTCAGGCTGTTATTGGCGGAAAAATTATCGCGGCTGAAAGGCTGTCTGCTATGCGAAAAGATGTGACTGCTAATCTTTATGGAGGAGATGTGACCAGAAAAAGAAAACTTTTAGAAAAACAGAAAAAAGGAAAAAAGAAAATGATGGCAATGGGCAAAGGTAAAGTTGATATTCCAACAGAAGCGTTTATTTCAGTTTTAAAAAGATAA
- a CDS encoding DUF3750 domain-containing protein — protein sequence MKIKDFQKLIKTDKYQVFLFVFPCNIPFSFAAYPWFVCVKKGKISRWDVLFRKSKYKLSWGHLYLNYFPCFSGIEIIPFYKRYCWKAKMIGYIEGDEKSVAKRMLDFIENSKENHPFCDKYFPTGPNSNTYVQNILNHFPKFKFKLPWNAFGKEYNMKINN from the coding sequence ATGAAAATAAAAGATTTTCAAAAATTAATTAAAACAGATAAATATCAGGTTTTTTTGTTTGTATTCCCTTGTAATATTCCTTTTTCCTTTGCCGCGTATCCTTGGTTTGTGTGCGTTAAAAAAGGAAAAATTTCACGATGGGATGTTTTATTTAGAAAAAGTAAATATAAATTAAGCTGGGGGCATTTATATTTAAATTATTTTCCGTGTTTTAGCGGAATAGAAATTATTCCATTTTATAAACGATATTGTTGGAAAGCAAAGATGATAGGATATATAGAGGGAGATGAAAAATCTGTCGCAAAAAGAATGTTAGATTTTATAGAAAATTCCAAAGAGAATCATCCCTTTTGTGACAAATATTTTCCCACAGGTCCAAATAGTAATACTTATGTTCAAAATATACTTAATCATTTTCCAAAATTTAAATTCAAATTGCCATGGAACGCTTTTGGAAAAGAGTATAATATGAAAATTAATAATTAA
- a CDS encoding Fic family protein, with product MNKKTIKNPFSQDFLKKFALVPELLPFKDEEVVKLDKELSEYEHLFMNPEVERNLISKNELLASFAISKAEESSLTLKEAQDVYNFVLQNNEYDFIRKKIKNKKKLTQKDYEKLEFFNIAKTFRKLNQEPFKIEKLSPNFIKNIHSQLTQGLDVFHKYLPSFTVYKSGKWRDNDTIRVWGYKPPSYEKIPAGVKELIAWIKDNNSINGVAIFHTALYALHPFHNGNKRVCRILEHILFRGLGLNSKNLYSTSYYYHKQKDRYYKYLLYSIERKNLNHFTSFVLEAVVLSIISVLKTSLEIKRSEFLEKKIEDARIKLVLKPLIRRRELQFKTLFKISKKKIARQTFVSYLQRAVENKTLKKRKAGRAVYYRLNLQTPEDKVFKKWIDFTQQRLSYLPYDIKLS from the coding sequence ATGAATAAAAAAACTATAAAAAATCCATTCTCTCAGGATTTTTTGAAAAAATTTGCGCTGGTTCCCGAACTGCTGCCGTTTAAAGATGAAGAAGTTGTTAAATTGGATAAAGAATTATCAGAGTATGAACATCTATTTATGAATCCAGAAGTTGAGAGAAATCTAATTAGTAAAAATGAATTATTGGCTTCTTTTGCTATCTCTAAAGCTGAGGAGTCTTCATTAACCTTAAAAGAAGCCCAAGATGTGTATAATTTTGTATTGCAAAATAATGAATACGATTTTATCAGAAAGAAAATTAAAAACAAAAAAAAGCTAACTCAAAAAGATTATGAAAAATTAGAATTTTTTAATATTGCTAAAACATTCAGAAAATTAAATCAGGAGCCATTTAAGATAGAAAAATTATCGCCTAATTTTATTAAAAATATTCATTCACAGTTGACGCAAGGGCTGGATGTATTTCATAAATATTTGCCTAGTTTCACTGTTTACAAATCAGGAAAATGGCGGGACAATGACACAATCAGAGTCTGGGGTTACAAACCTCCGTCTTATGAAAAGATACCTGCCGGCGTTAAAGAACTTATAGCTTGGATCAAAGACAATAATTCAATTAACGGCGTTGCAATATTTCATACAGCGCTTTACGCGCTTCATCCTTTTCACAATGGTAATAAAAGAGTTTGCCGAATTTTAGAACATATTTTGTTCCGTGGCTTAGGACTTAATTCTAAAAACCTTTATAGCACATCATATTATTATCACAAACAAAAAGATAGATATTATAAATATTTGCTTTATTCAATAGAAAGAAAAAATCTAAATCATTTTACTTCTTTTGTTTTAGAGGCTGTTGTTTTATCAATTATTTCGGTGCTTAAGACAAGTTTAGAAATTAAAAGAAGCGAATTTTTAGAAAAAAAGATTGAAGACGCAAGAATTAAATTAGTTCTTAAGCCATTAATCAGGCGGCGTGAATTGCAATTTAAAACTTTATTTAAAATTTCTAAAAAGAAAATCGCAAGACAAACATTTGTTTCTTATTTGCAAAGAGCTGTTGAAAATAAAACGCTTAAAAAACGCAAGGCAGGACGGGCTGTTTATTATAGATTAAATTTGCAAACGCCTGAAGACAAAGTTTTTAAAAAATGGATTGATTTTACACAGCAAAGATTATCATATTTACCGTATGATATTAAATTATCTTAA